One window of the Lepeophtheirus salmonis chromosome 7, UVic_Lsal_1.4, whole genome shotgun sequence genome contains the following:
- the LOC121121793 gene encoding fatty acid-binding protein has product MVSIEGVYKRTKSDNYDAFLAEIGLNFLIRKAACMASSTLTISKSPEDKYTFKTETTMRTTSLEFKIGEDWVETMPGDNKVNCSATLEGNTLTIIQRPQDAPEKMITIVREFSDEGISVTMTIEKVVCKQFFTRQ; this is encoded by the coding sequence ATGGTGTCTATCGAAGGAGTCTATAAACGTACCAAATCGGATAACTATGATGCATTTCTTGCCGAAATCGGTCTTAATTTCTTAATCCGTAAAGCAGCATGCATGGCCAGTTCAACTCTTACTATTTCAAAGTCCCCTGAGGATAAATATACCTTCAAAACGGAAACAACTATGAGGACCACAAGTTTAGAGTTTAAAATCGGTGAGGATTGGGTTGAAACTATGCCTGGAGACAACAAAGTAAATTGTTCCGCTACTTTAGAGGGAAATACTCTTACCATTATACAAAGACCTCAAGATGCACCTGAAAAAATGATTACCATTGTTCGAGAGTTTTCGGATGAGGGGATTAGTGTGACGATGACGATTGAAAAGGTTGTATGCAAGCAATTTTTTACGAGGCAGtaa
- the LOC121121765 gene encoding uncharacterized protein, protein MLSYWISFAIVLITALQSLVINCQPIKLSDIRVEESKFLIQELEEVKDIVKYEAFKAFSSEVAARGITLERTKSIIDVVKFFMEETIKEIDEIISNLNEFQRNPDSFDADAENYVNSVIEMLPEIVPFVIDGYRDILLRLKQSEYTSNVV, encoded by the exons ATG ttgtcTTATTGGATCTCGTTTGCAATTGTGTTGATCACAGCCCTTCAGTCCCTTGTCATCAATTGTCAACCGATCAAATTAAGCGACATTCGAGTAGAAGAATCCAAGTTCCTCATACAAGAGTTGGAAGAAGTAAAAGACATCGTTAAATACGAGGCCTTTAAAGCATTTTCATCCGAAGTCGCCGCGCGAGGCATCACGTTGGAAAGAACTAAGAGCATCATTGACGTTGTTAAA ttttttatgGAGGAAACGATTAAAGAAATTGATGAAatcatttctaatttaaatgAGTTTCAACGTAATCCAGATAGTTTTGACGCGGATGCAGAGAATTATGTCAACTCCGTCATTGAAATGCTACCAGAGATTGTTCCTTTTGTCATTGATGGTTATCGGGACATCCTTCTCAGATTGAAACAAAGTGAATACACGAGTAATGTCGTGTAA